A section of the Oncorhynchus tshawytscha isolate Ot180627B linkage group LG09, Otsh_v2.0, whole genome shotgun sequence genome encodes:
- the armc5 gene encoding armadillo repeat-containing protein 5 isoform X2 translates to METIQNRAARALGNLAMDPESSTLIHSAGGVPLLLLCVSLASAPSPLSDDPLEAPSSKLECAQSAARALLYLADTPSNRLLLLTQGTLTALAPLIAPEYPLGLRRAALRTLHELTRSCGVECAREVSRSGVLAQLGVMASGEAAKPFEELALKTLANMCTQGCLRPLVGSLGVIQKFTEEVKKDGLKSGVFLKALCLCCKEAVNRAKVKESGGLEVLIGFLGVHRSHPLDRLVILACVDFVYDEAALEQLQELGIVPLLVARLVELAKGEEPSAGKMDVSLTSTMFASELLSTSCFDSFDFPPPEGNRKEEMGKEHVLGSSSFLSLRSWLVSEGLISSEGDLLDSPGGTEGDWGSLHIPSSSPQTSSTDCHSPLKCLSPTSSLPSSTPLSAPKSLSQSTPSTSMSSPAQVHMSSPSKTADLPPCVPLPSSTSTPRAQPGSSTSTPRAQPGSSTSTPEPSPAPLPPPRVQPSSSTSSLPSPTIPPLTSVSPSKFSSPPRKRPRVPSTTRSSVVPLDTPPTVSRPQAYHHPYHPEPWAPESPILLLLSRFSHATDPSAALINSGIISGLLFYLSQHQDPSGRCFRMLCRLSCNPNCLQALVRTGSVALIRHHLVQRGSDPESWGAGERQTDRVKSKVKQLGLALLSNLRVQCESGFGSGVLSHVMLSGSESDKLNCALSLPLVNGNKVLLKKLLLDNGGLLLALEPLGCNEDEEEEDHHTSECRRLLSDCLNSPQHVSAPQLHSLYFSLLIGCLSSLMGCPKTVLAKRRCRVLSPIKPLSVSQTGKASPPPLKKPRLVNICPYNDSTFDLLFLLDDGSQVSANREAVAGSEGTEVVGSEYFRALLRGGFGEAQGRTGKAIPIRDVSQGMLLPVLHYLHGCRLNKDGETAEEQGDETEREGRGECQILGSLASEGLGVWRDGAEEPSPEAQGFQKTPLAETMMGACRFLVTELQREVEDLCVSLLSCSAKNAGRIADVGKKPPSNMDQYGSEGESADESLANRTSGLELSGSEAQTDSLAPTVTAGQAESLHGSELQPCQQTEGRRHSAPGPGQKGISAPKTTSGLETCVNPLKSSSASKCCKRRSKLRSVSNTQKVADSVQDSKVGPGRWTLLPQVYWFSQRYSYPGLGRACLSLLLGSQGFSQPRPSSLAADCLRRLAREADCTETLKRDLVSLATMALS, encoded by the exons GTGGTGTTCCACTCCTGCTCCTCTGCGTCTCTCTTGCCTCtgccccatcccctctctctgatGACCCACTGGAAGCCCCTTCCTCTAAACTAGAGTGTGCTCAGTCGGCTGCCCGTGCCCTCCTCTACCTTGCAGACACCCCCTCAAACCGCCTTTTACTGCTCACTCAGGGTACTCTGACTGCTCTCGCCCCGCTCATTGCTCCAGAGTACCCTCTGGGGCTGAGGAGAGCAGCACTCCGGACCCTCCATGAGCTCACCAGGAGCTGTGGTGTAGAGTGTGCTAGAGAGGTGTCCCGATCTGGGGTTCTAGCTCAGCTAGGTGTCATGGCTTCGGGAGAGGCCGCTAAACCTTTTGAGGAGCTTGCGTTGAAAACGCTGGCCAACATGTGCACTCAAGGCTGCTTACGTCCTCTGGTAGGTTCCCTGGGGGTAATTCAGAAGTTTACGGAGGAGGTCAAGAAGGACGGCCTGAAGTCTGgagtgttcctcaaggctctctGCTTATGCTGCAAAGAGGCAGTGAACCGGGCCAAAGTGAAGGAGAGTGGCGGTCTGGAGGTGTTGATTGGCTTCCTTGGTGTCCATCGGAGCCACCCCCTCGATCGATTGGTAATTCTGGCTTGTGTTGACTTTGTCTATGACGAAGCTGCCCTGGAACAGTTACAAGAATTGGGAATAGTCCCCCTGCTAGTTGCCCGGTTAGTGGAGCTGGCTAAAGGTGAGGAGCCATCTGCTGGGAAGATGGATGTGAGCCTCACCTCTACCATGTTTGCGTCAGAGCTGCTGTCTACGTCATGTTTCGACTCATTTGACTTCCCTCCCCCAGAGGGGAACAGGAAAGAGGAGATGGGGAAGGAGCATGTCCTTGGGTCATCCAGCTTTCTTAGCCTGAG GTCCTGGTTGGTGTCTGAAGGGTTGATCTCCTCTGAGGGGGATCTTCTTGACTCTCCTGGAGGCACGGAGGGAGATTGGGGGAGTCTTCAtatcccctcttcttctccccaaACCTCTTCCACTGACTGTCATTCCCCTTTAAAATGCTTATCTCCTACCAGCTCACTACCTTCCTCCACTCCCTTATCCGCACCCAAATCTCTGAGTCAATCCACCCCCTCTACCTCAATGAGTTCTCCAGCTCAGGTCCACATGTCATCTCCCTCAAAAACCGCTGATCTGCCTCCCTGTGTCCCTTtgccctcctctacctccaccccccgAGCCCAGCCCggctcctctacctccaccccccgAGCCCAGCCCggctcctctacctccacccccgaGCCCAGCCCggctcctctacctccaccccgaGTCCAGCCCagctcctctacctcttctctcccttcccccactATTCCACCCCTCACTTCCGTCTCCCCATCCAAGTTTTCCTCCCCTCCACGGAAAAGGCCACGTGTCCCCTCAACTACCCGCTCCAGTGTGGTGCCCCTCGACACCCCTCCCACAGTGTCCCGACCCCAGGCCTATCACCACCCCTACCACCCTGAGCCTTGGGCCCCAGAGTCTCCCATCCTGCTGCTGCTCTCACGCTTCTCTCACGCCACGGACCCCAGCGCTGCTCTGATCAACTCAGGCATCATCTCTGGCCTACTGTTCTACCTCAGCCAGCATCAGGACCCCAGCGGCAGGTGCTTCCGCATGCTGTGCCGGCTGAGCTGCAACCCCAACTGTCTGCAGGCGCTGGTCAGGACTGGCTCAGTGGCTCTGATCCGCCACCACCTGGTCCAGAGAGGGAGTGACCCTGAGAGTTGGGGAGCTGGAGAGAGGCAGACTGATAGGGTCAAGTCCAAAGTGAAACAGCTTG GTCTTGCTCTGCTTAGTAATCTACGTGTTCAGTGTGAGTCTGGATTTGGTTCTGGAGTCCTGAGCCATGTGATGctgtcaggctcagagtcagacaAGCTGAACTGTGCTCTGTCTCTACCACTAGTAAATGG TAACAAGGTTCTCTTGAAGAAACTTCTTCTAGACAACGGTGGTCTACTCTTGGCTCTGGAGCCCCTTGGATGTAATGAGGacgaggaagaggaagaccatcACACCAGTGAATGCCGACGACTCCTCTCAGATTGTCTCAACTCACCGCAACATGTCTCTGCCCCCCAGCTCCACTCTCTGTATTTCTCCCTGCTGATTGGATGCCTCTCTAGTCTAATGGGTTGCCCCAAAACAGTACTGGCTAAAAGAAGGTGCAGGGTACTCAGTCCTATCAAACCCCTGTCAGTCTCACAAACCGGTAAAGCTTCACCCCCCCCCTTAAAAAAGCCTCGTCTGGTCAATATCTGTCCTTACAATGACTCAAcctttgacctcctcttcctgctgGATGATGGGAGCCAGGTGTCAGCCAATAGGGAAGCAGTGGCTGGGTCGGAGGGAACTGAGGTGGTGGGGTCAGAGTATTTCAGGGCCCTGTTGAGGGGGGGCTTTGGAGAGGCACAAGGGAGAACTGGGAAGGCCATCCCCATCAGGGATGTGAGCCAAGGCATGCTGCTACCTGTACTGCACTATCTGCATGGCTGTCGCCTGAACAAGGACGGAGAGACTGCAGAGGAACAGGgggatgagacggagagagaaggcagaggagaGTGTCAGATTTTGGGATCCTTGGCCTCTGAGGGGCTGGGTGTCTGGCGAGACGGGGCAGAAGAACCCTCACCAGAGGCGCAGGGCTTCCAGAAGACCCCCCTAGCTGAGACGATGATGGGGGCCTGTAGGTTTTTGGTGAcagagttgcagagggaggtggaggatctgtgtgtgtctttgctgtCCTGCTCTGCCAAGAATGCTGGTCGAATTGCAGATGTTGGCAAAAAGCCTCCATCTAACATGGACCAATATGGATCAGAGGGAGAGTCTGCTGACGAGAGCCTGGCAAACCGCACATCTGGACTAGAGTTGAGTGGTTCTGAGGCCCAGACAGACTCCTTGGCCCCCACAGTGACGGCAGGCCAGGCTGAGTCACTACATGGCTCTGAACTCCAACCCTGTCAGCAGACAGAGGGTAGACGGCACTCTGCCCCTGGACCAGGCCAGAAGGGCATTAGTGCACCAAAGACAACCTCAGGACTGGAGACTTGTGTCAATCCGCTGAAATCAAGTTCTGCCTCAAAGTGCTGCAAAAGACGTTCTAAACTGCGGAGTGTTTCAAACACACAGAAGGTTGCGGATTCTGTACAGGACTCTAAAGTTGGTCCTGGTAGATGGACCCTCCTACCACAGGTGTATTGGTTTTCCCAACGGTACAGCTATCCTGGACTGGGCAGGGCCTGCCTGTCCCTACTGCTGGGCTCTCAGGGCTTCTCTCAGCCCCGCCCTTCTTCCCTGGCTGCAGACTGCCTGCGCAGACTGGCCAGAGAGGCAGACTGTACAGAGACTCTGAAACGTGACCTAGTGAGTCTGGCCACCATGGCCCTGAGCTGA
- the LOC112259030 gene encoding cytochrome c oxidase subunit 6A, mitochondrial, which produces MASPASMAARRVLSAASHAGHEGGSARTWKILSFVLALPGVAVCIANAYMKMQQHSHEPPEFVAYSHLRIRTKKWPWGDGNHSLFHNPHENALPEGYEGPRH; this is translated from the exons ATGGCGTCTCCTGCATCGATGGCGGCCCGCAGGGTATTATCTGCTGCATCACACGCAGGCCATGAGGGAGGAtcag CTAGGACCTGGAAGATCCTGTCGTTTGTGTTGGCCCTACCTGGTGTGGCCGTCTGCATCGCCAACGCCTACATGAAGATGCAGCAGCACTCCCATGAACCCCCTGAGTTTGTGGCCTACTCACACCTTCGCATCCGCACCAAG AAATGGCCCTGGGGTGATGGCAACCACTCTCTCTTCCACAACCCTCACGAAAATGCTCTTCCTGAGGGCTATGAGGGCCCCCGCCACTAA